One Phragmitibacter flavus genomic window, TAGTGCGTTGGTGAGGGAATTGATGGGGCGGATGGGGGAGAGCGGCGATCATTCGGCGTTGTGGGAAGAGGTGCAGGTGGGGATGAAGGAAGGGAAGTTTTCGGCGGTGGATGCGATGCGGTTGGAATGTCGCTCCGGCCAGCGGGCAGTGTTTAAATCGGGAATGGAATTTGGTGATTTTCCGTCTTTGAAATTTGAGGAGGAGGTGCGGCAGGATGGGAAGGAGGTGGAGACGGATGGGGAGAGGAAGGGGGTTATGAAATCGAAGTTGGAGACGGGTTGGGCGGGGATGTGTTTCGAGATGGATCCGTTGTTGGGGCCGGATGGGTTTACGATGGATTTGAATCTGGCTTTTGAGTTTCACCATGCGCCGCCGGATTGGGATGAGGCGAGCGGGGGATGGGAGTTTCGTTGTTTCGAGACCACGACGAGTTTGACGGTGGAGTCGGGGAGTCAGCGGGTGATCGGGGTTTGGAAACCGGAGGGGGTGCTGGGGGATGTGTTGCAGGTGGCGTTTTTGAAAATGGTGAGGGTGGGGGGGGAGTAGGAAGTTGCAGGGATCTTTGCAGGTGGCAGGACTGATGGGCGCTTCGCGTCGGGTTCCCGGCAGGATGCCGGGAACGACACTTTCCAGATGCGTGTGCTCCCCATGATTGGACGGCAGGACTGAGAGGGACAGGAATGTCCCTCCTCCTTTAGGCCAGGATGCCTTTGACGACGTGGCCGTGGACGTCGGTGAGGCGGAACTGGCGGCCTTGGTAGCGATAGGTGAGTTTGGTGTGGTCGATGCCGAGGAGGTGGAGAATGGTGGCCTGGTGGTCGTGGACGTGGACGGGGTCCTGAGTGATGTTCCAGGCGAAGTCGTCGGTGGCACCGTGGACGTGCCCGGCTTTGACGCCGCCGCCAGCCATCCAGAGGGAGAAGGCTTTGCCGAAGTGGTCGCGGCCTTTGGGATTGGTGGGGTCGCCTTGACCGAAGGGGGTGCGGCCGAATTCACCGCCCCAGATGACGAGGGTGTCGTCGAGGAGGCCGCGTTGTTTGAGGTCGGTGACGAGGGCGGCGGAGGGTTGGTCGGTGTCTTTGCACTGGATGGCAAGCTGGGTGTGGAGGTTGTTGTGCTGGTCCCAACCGGCGTGCATGAGCTGGACGAAGCGGGTGCCGCGTTCGATGAGGCGGCGGGCCATGAGACAGTTGTTGGCGAAGCTGCCTTTCTCGAGGACGTCGGGGCCGTAGAGGTCGAGGATATGTTGGGGTTCGTCGCTTAGATCGAGGAGATCGGGCACGCTGGTTTGCATGCGATAGGCCATTTCGTATTGGCTGATGCGGGTGTCGATTTCGGGGTCGCCGTAGTCGGCGAGGTGGGCCTGGTTGATGGAGCGGATGTCGTCGAGAAGGGAGCGACGGGCGGCCTGGCTGACGCCGTTGGGATTGGTGAGATAGGGGACGGGATCGCCGGTGCTGCGGAAGCGCACGCCCTGGTAGCGGCTGGGGAGGAAGCCGGAGCCCCAGTAGTAGTCGAAGAAGAGCTGGCCGCAGGATTTTTGGCGGTCGGACGAGGTCATGACGACGAAGGCGGGGAGGTCTTCGGATTCGGAACCGAGGCCGTAGGTGGTCCAGGCGCCGAGGCTGGGGCGGCCGGGGATTTGGGAGCCGGTGAGGAAAAAGGTGACGCCGGGGGCATGGTTGACGGCCTCAGTGTTCATGGAACGGATGAGGCAGAGGTCGTCGGCGATGGCGGCGGTGTGGGGCAGCATGTCGCTGATTTCGATGCCGGATTTGCCGTTTTTGCGGAAGGGCTTGAGGGCGGGGATGATGGGCCAGGCTTTGTTGCCGGAGGTCATGGTGGAGAGGCGGGTGGTGCCGCGGATGCTCTCGGGGAGGTCCTGCATGGCCATCTTTTGCAGGAGGGGTTTGGGATCAAAGAGGTCGACGTGGGAGGGTCCGCCGCCTTGCCAGAGGTAGATGACGCGTTTGGCGTGAGGGGTGGAGGTGGGGTAGCCGGGGATGGCGGGGGCGTTGCTGTTGCCGGCAAGGGCGTCGTTTTTGATGAGGCTGGAGAGGGCGGCAATGCCGAGGCCGGTGGCCGTTTTGCCGAAGAGTTGGCGTCGGGTGACACGGGCTTGGTTGAGCTGGATGGGGTCCATAGAAAGGCTAAAGGCTAAAGGCGAAAGGATAAAGGGTGCTTCGGCTGGATCGTCCTCGTTCTCCTACTCGTCCTCGGATGGGGACTTTGGGTGGGGAGTAGGAGGAGGAGTAAGAGTAAGAGGAGGAGTGGGGTGAGCGCTGGGTGGTTTGGAGACGGGTGAGCGTTTTTTGGCGCGGGGGGTCGAGGACGAGTAGGAGAACGAGGACGAGGACGAGTTTTGAGTTATTCGCGTGTTAGGGCGGCGTCGAGGTTGAGGATGGCAAGGCAGACAGAGGTCCAGGCGGCGTGGTGAGAGGCGTCGAGTTCGGGGGATGTGGGAGTTGCGCCGACGGTGAGGAGTTTTTTGGCGGCGGAGGGATCGGATTGAAAATGTTCGAGCTGGCGGTCGAGCATCTGGCGGAGGCGGGAGAGGTCGGCAGTGGTGGGTTCGCGACTGATGCAGTGCTGCCAGGCGAGGGTGAGACGGATGTCCGTATCGGCGGTCTGGCGGATGAGGTTGGCGGCGAGGACGCGGGAGGCTTCGACCCAGGTGGGGTCGTTGAGGGTGGTGAGGGCGTGGAGGGGGGTGTTGGTGAGGCTGGGTTTGACGTTGCAGATTTGGCGGGTGGAGGCGTCGAACATGTTGGCGGGGGCGACGGTGCGACGCCAGAAGGTGTAGAGACTGCGGCGGTAGAGGTCGGAGCCGGTGGATTGGGGATAGGTGAAGTCGCGTTCTTTGGTTATGGCGAGTCCGTCCCAGATGCCTTCGGGTTGATAGGGGTAGACAGGTTTGCCGTTGAGTTGAGGGTTGAGCAGGCCGCTGGCGCTGAGGGCGAGGTCACGCAGGATCATGGAAGGGAGGCGCAGACGGCTGGCGCGGGCCATGAGGCGGTTGTCGCGGTCGTGTTCGAGCTGCTGCGGGGTGATGCGGCTGCTTTGGCGGTAGGTATGGCTGGTGACGATGAGGCGGTGGAGGGGTTTGATGCGCCAGCCGTTGTCGCGGAATTCGACGGCGAGCCAGTCGAGGAGGTCTTGATGGATGGGGACTTCGCTTTGGACGCCGAGGTCTTCGGAGGTTTTGACGAGGCCGGTGCCGAAGAAGTGCTGCCACATGCGGTTGACCTGGACGCGGGCGGTGAGGGGATGTTCGGGAAGAAAAAGCCACTGGGCGATGCCAAGGCGGTTTTTGGGGGCGTCGGCGGGGAGCGGGGGGAGGAAGGCGGGGGTGTTGATGGTGACTTTTTCGGTGGGGCTGAGGTAGTCGCCGCGGTCGAGGACGTGGGTTTCGCGCGGTTGTTTTTCGTCCATAATCATGACGCGAGGCAGTTCGTCCTTGGCGAAAGTTTCTTCGGCAAGTTTGGCGGCGACGATACGTTTGATGGGGTCGTGTCCTTTGAGTTTGGGGAGGCGGACGGAGTCGAATTCGACGCGAACGCGGCCTCCGGCATAGGTGTTGGGTTTGGTGTCGCGGGCGGCTTCGATGAGGCGTTTCCAGTTTTCTTCGAGGGGGTCGGTGGAGGCAAGGATTTGGTCCTCCCACTTGAGCTGAAGCTGGTTGCGCTGGGATTCCCAATCGGGTTCGGCAGCGGTGATGGCGTCGGCGGTTTTTTGTTTGAGGGCGGCGAGGCCGAGGTCGAATTCTGGGGTTTTGAGTTCGAGCAGGGGAGGGGCGGAACGGATGCGGGAGCCGCCGCCGCCGGCGCGACCGGTTTCGGAGACGTTGTTGAAGGCAGCCATCAGGCTGAAGTAGTCGCGGTGGGTGATGGGGTCGTATTTGTGGTCGTGACATTGCGCGCAGGCGACGGTGAGCCCGAGCCAGGTGGTGCTGGTGACGTCGACGCGGTCGAAGAGGATGACGTTGCGTTGTTCTTCGGCAATGGCGCCGCCTTCGCCGTTGATGAGGTGGTTGCGGTTGAAGGCGGTGGCGATTTTTTGGTCGTTGGTGGGATTAGGAAGGAGGTCGCCGGCGAGTTGTTCGATGCTGAACTGGTCGAAGGGCATGTCGGCGTTGAGGGCTTTGACGACCCAGTCGCGCCAGATCCACTGGAAGGTGTCGCCGTCTTGTTGGAAGCCGTTGCTATCGGCGTAGCGCGCGGCGTCGAGCCAGGGGAGGGCCATGCGTTCGCCGTAGTGGGGGGATTGCAGGAGGCGGTCGACCACTTTCTCATAGGCGTCGGGGGAGGTGTCGGCGAGGAAGGCGTTGAGTTCGTCGAGGGTGGGGGGGAGGCCGGTGAGGTCGAGGGTGACGCGACGCAGGAGGGTGGAGCGGTCGGCTTCGGGGGAGGGCTGAAGGTGATGTTCGCGTAATTTGGCGAGGACGAAGCGGTCGATTTCGTTGCGGATGGGGCCGCTGATGTCGGTGGGGACGGCGGGTCGGGTCGGGGCTTCGAAAGCCCAGTGGTTTTCGAAGGGGGCACCTTGGGCGACCCATTCGATGATGAGGTCTTTTTGGGATTGGGTGAGGGTGCGATGGGAGTCGGGTGGGGGCATCAACTCGTCGGCATCGTCGCTGAGGATGCGTTGGATGAGCCGGCTTTCGTCGGGTTTGCCGGGGATGATGTTGCCATCGGCACGCTGACCTTTGAGGGTGTTGAGTTGAAGGTCGGCTTTGCGTTGGTTGCCGTCTTGGCCGTGGCAGTAGAAGCAGTTTTCCGAGAGGATGGGGCGGATGTCGCGATTGTATGAAATGGGGGCGGGTGCGGCAGACGCGGGTCCTGCCAAGGTCATGATCACAGTGCAGAGCACGGCGATGGTATGGTTGGAGATGAGAAGGCGCGGAAGAAGCATCACTACATCTTACGATGGATGCAGGTGGCTTCCTACTTACTGGAGTTCGTAAACGGGAAAGGGGCCGATTGGTTTTTTCGGGAGCCCGTGAACGGTGCGGAGAGGATGATGGAAGGAGGCTATCGTTTTACGATGCCGTCTTTCATGGCGATGGAGATGGCGGAGGCGAGGCAGTTGACGTGCAGCTTTTTGTAGATGCAGCGCATGATGTAGTCGGTGGTGTGGGGGTTGAGGTCGAGCTGGTCGGCGATTTGTTTGCGGGCGAGGCCGTCGACCATGAGTTCGAGCACGGCGATTTCGCGGTCGGTCAAATCGTGCTCAGGGCTGGGTGGGACAGTGCGAGGCGGCGCTGATTTGGTGAGCATTTCAAGAACGCGGCGGGCGACGCGGGGATTCATGGGGGATCCGCCGGCGAGGGCTTGTTCGATGGCGGCGATGACTTGTTTGGCAGGCTCGGATTTGAGCAGGTAGCCGGAGGCTCCGGCGCAGACGGCGCGGAAGATTTTGTCATCGTCCTCAAACACCGTGAGCATGAGGATGGTGGTGTCGGGAGCGATTTGTTTGATGCGGGTGATGCCTTCGATGCCGTCCATGCCGGGAAGTCCGATGTCGAGGAGAATGGTTTCGGGAGGGTTGTTGGAGAGAAGCGCGAGGGCGTCTTCGCAGCGACGGAAACTTTGGATGTCGGTGAAGATGGGGTGTTGGGCAAGCACGCGCTCAATGCCCCGGCGGAACGCGGGGTTGTCTTCGATGATCCAGACGGAGGGCACTTTGAAAGGCTAAAGGCTAAAGGCTAAAGGATAAAGTAGGAATGATGCACGATGGTTGATGGATGGGAAGTAGGAGCAAGAGTAAGATTTACTGGATGGGGGCGGTGAGGTGGATTTGGGTGCCGGGAGTGTTGAGATCGGAAGTGATGGTCATGCGGGCGTGCAGGGTTTTGGCGCGTTGCTTCATGCTGGTGAGGCCCATGCCGTTGGATTTTTGCTGAGGATCGAATCCGCGACCGTCGTCGGTGATGATGAGGATGAGATTTTGTTCGTCGAACTCAAGTGAGAGGGTGACGTGTTTGGCTTGGGCATGGCGGGCAATGTTGGTGAGGGCTTCTTTGAAAAGAAGGAAGACCTGACGGCGGGATTCGGCGGGCCAGGTGGTGGGGGCTTGGTCGGGAAGCTGGGTCCAGTTGACGGTAAGGCCGGTGAGGAGTCGGTTGGCGGTGCGTTTGAGAAGGGTGATGAGGTCGGGTCCAGATTCGGCGCGGGCGCCGACGAGCCAGAGCACTTCGCGCATGGCTTCAGTGGTTTCTTGGGCGATGCGGTTGATTTCCTGGAGGTCTTCTTTTTGAGCGCTGGGACTGTCGGGCTGGGTGGCGGCGGTTTCGCTGATCATGGCAATGCCGGCGATGTTGCTGCCGATTTCATCGTGAAGGTCTTGGGCGAGGCGGTTGCGCAGATTGAGCAGGGCGCGGGTGCGGGATCGGCGTTCGAAGATGGCGAAGGTGATGCCGGCGATGGGGAGGATGAGGGCGAGAGAGGCGGCAAGGGTCCAGGCGCGACGGCGGGCGCGGTCTTCAATTTCGGTGTGTTGGGATTGGAGGTCGGAGAGCTGGTCCTGGAGTTGTCGGCGGGATTGCCAGCGTTCGAGCCATTGGGGGAGCGGCAGCAGGTGACCGTAGCTGGTGTGGCCATCGACGATGAGGGAAGGGGGGCGTTTTTCGGGGCGATCGGAGCGGTCGGGGCTTGAAGTGACGGTGGCGGCGGGGGCGAGGTTTTGATGGTTGGAGAAGATTTCGATTTCGGAGAGGCCGAAGGAGTTGCGGCGGCCGGGGGCGTCCTGGATCATGAGGACGCGCAGGTGTCGTCCGCTGAGTTGGTTGACGGGGGTGGTGACGGGATTGTTGCCGGGGTTGGGAAAGTCTTCGTTGGTGGCGTCGAGGAGAACGGTGGGATTGGTGAAGTCAGGGGCGTCGGAGAGTTCGACCCGGAAGCGGAGGGGAAAGGCGAAGCCGGGGACGTCGGCACCGAGTCGGGCGTGGACGGGGTGGAGTCGGACTTCGTCGATGGGTTGAGACTTACCGAGGTCGATGGCGATCCATGCGGGTTCAGCGGGGCTGGTCTGGTCGGCGAAGAGTCCGTCGTAGGGAAGAAGGTGGCGTTCGATGGGAGGGCCGAGGGGGGATCGTCCGTCGATGAGGTTTTTGAGGTTCCAACGCGGGGGGAGGGTGGTGGAGTTGGAGGCGGTGGCAGTGGTGGTTTTGTTGAGGGCGATGTTCTTGATGCCTTGAACGATCATGAGTTCGCTGAGGGCGAAGAAGTGGGTGCCGTTTTCTTCGGCGAGTTTGGTGACGGTGAGCCGGATGAACTGGCCACGGAGACCGCGGGCGCGAAAGACTGCGGGAGCGAGGCCGGGGGAGCGGAAGTCTTCTTCGGTGAAAACGGCGAGCGGGGTGAAGGTGGTGAAGGCGGGGTCGTCGGAGATGTCGATGCGGAAGCGGCGGGGGAAGCCGTAGGTCTTTTGTTCGCCGGGTTGCCAGTCGACGAGGGCGGGGACGAGAACCACCCAATCGATGGGTTGGGAGGTGCCGAGGTCGATTTGAATCCACGGTGAGGTGGGGGGCGGGGTTTGCAGTTGCTGGTGCTGGTAGCCGAGTTCGGCGGTGGTTTGAGCCATGACGGGGACGCCGAGTTGGGTGAGGGCGTCGCGGGTGGATTGGATTTGGGTTTCGAGAGTGCGGAGGTCACGGCTGAACCAACGCAGCCAGGTGCTTTCCGTTTCCTGGGCTGTGGCGGAAATGGTGGACAGCGTGAGAAGGAGGCTGAGAAGAGATAGGCGGATGACGAGGGAGGTGGGCACGGGTTTGGGTTTGGGATCGTCCTCGTCCTCCTACTCGAACTCGTCCTCGATTGTGGAAGGGGATGCCGGAGAGGGTGGCCGTCGGATGTCTTGGCGTGATTTGAAAAGGTTTCTGGCGGATGGTCAGCGCGGTGGTCGAGGACGAGTTCGAGTAGGAGGACGAGGACGAGGACGAGTTTTTGAAAAGGGAACGAGGGGTGGTCTGCTGGCGCTGGGTGATGGTGGAGCGCAGCGTGGGGAGTAGGAGGAGGAGTAAGAGGAAGAGGAGGATTTTCTCTTTAGGCGGCAAGTTGGCCGTTCTCGATAATGAGGGTGCGGTCGCCGCGAGTGGCGAGTTGGGCGTCGTGAGTCACCACGACGAGGGTGCGGTTGGATTCCTCAATGATGCCGAAAAGAAGATCGATGATTTGCTTGCCGTTTTGGGCATCGAGGTTGCCGGTGGGTTCATCGGCGAGGATGATTTTGGGATCGTTGATGAGGGCGCGGGCGAGGGCGACGCGTTGTTGTTCGCCACCGGAGAGTTCGGTGGGGAGGTGTTGAAGTCGTTCGCCTAGGCCCACGCGTTCGAGGAGCTGGCTGGCGCGTTCGAGGGCGGGTTTTCCTCGGATGAGCGAGGGAAGGGCGACGTTTTCGAGGGCGGTGAGGTCAGGGATGAGGTGGTAGTTTTGAAAAACGAAGCCGAGGGACTGGTTGCGGATGTGGGCGCGTTGATTTTTGCTGGCGGCGTAGAGAGGCTGGCCGTTGATGAGGACGTCGCCGGAGGTGGGTTTTTCGAGTCCGCCCATGGTGTAAAGAAGGGTGGTTTTGCCGGCTCCAGAGGCACCGCGAAGGAAGACTTTCTCGCCGTGCTCGACGTCGAAGGTGAGGCCGCGAAGGACATGGATTTCATGGCCAGCGAGGTGGTAACGACGATGGAGGTCTTTGACGGTGAGGGCGGGCATAATGAAAGGATAAAGGATAAGGGATAAAGGCTAATCACTGAGCCTTGGGAGGAATGCGGTGGGTTAGACGGGGACGAGTTGGGTGGAGTGGGGCCAGAGGACGGAGAGGGCGAGGTCGAGGGTGGCGAGTTTGGCTCCTTTGCGGTGGGCGAGTTCGGCGAGCCAGGCGTCGGTGATCTGACGGTGGCCGCTGAGGCGGGTGGGGTCAATGGCGGTGTAAGAGAAGGAGTCGGTCCAGAAGACGTGCCGGGGATGGGCGTGGAGGGAGGTGAGGGCGGCCCAGGCGGCGGCGATGGATTTGTCTTGGGCGTGCTGAAGGTGAAGTCGTAGAAGGGTGCCTTCGGTGATGGGACAGGTGGCAATGGAGTCGAGTCGGAGGCTCGCGAGCCAATGGTGAACCCGTTCATGATGAGGATGACCGGGAAGCGTCATTGCGACGAGAACACTGCCATCAAGGAGCCAGGTCATGATTGCATGGCTTTTTCTATTTGTTCGGGCGTGAGGCCCATGAGTTCGAGGTGGCGGACGTCTTCGTCTTCAATACTGCGGCGGATGTCTTCTTCGGTGAGTGGGCGGCCATCGCCTTTTGAAACAGGGAAACCCGAAATTGGATGAATGCCCTGTGAGTGAGGAATTGATTGGATGGCGGGTTGGCGAGTATGACGAAGCAAATCACTGATGGCCTTGCTGATGGAAAGCTTGGAAGTGACGGCGTGGGCACGGGCCATAGCATAGAGATCGTCGTCAAGATTGATGGTGAGTCTCATGGGTGCATTATGGTGCAGTGGTGCAGTGGTGTCAATTTCAGCGTGCACTGCCTTTTTGGTGGTGGGCTTGCAGGTTTGTTATGGGAGATGACGTTTGGTGAGGATGATGAAGGTTTTTGTTGCAGCTTTGTTGTTGGTTTTGTTTGGTGGTGGGGTGAAGCATGCCACGGCGACTGAGATCATTGCTCATCGGGGCTTTTCGCTGCGGGCTCCGGAGAATACGGTGGCGGCTTTGAATCTGGCGTGGGAGCACAAGGCGGATGCTTGTGAGTTCGATATTCTGTTGTCAGCGGATGGGCAGATGGTGCTGATGCATGACAAGGACACGTTGAAAACGGGGGGCAAGCCGGGGTTGGTGGTGGCGCAGACGGCGGCTGCGGATTTGTTCAAGCTGGATGTGGGGAGTTGGAAGGGGGAGACGTGGAAGGGCGAGCGGGTGCCGACGTTGACGCAGGCTTTGGCGACGTTGCCGGTGGGGCATCAAAGGGCGTTCATCGAGATCAAGTGCGGCGTGGAGATTGTGCCGGCTTTGCAGAGGGAGTTGGAAGGAATGAGGTTGAGGGCGAAGCAGTTGGTGGTGATGTGTTTTGAGAGGGCGGTGGTGGCGGAAGTGAAAGAGGCGATGCCGTGGTTGAAGGTTTATCGATTGTCTTCGGCGAAGGACAAACAGAGGAGGGCGATCCCGGTGGAGAGGGTGATTGAAGAGTCGCGTGAGGATGGATTGGACGGGATTTCGTTGAGCAAGGATTTTCCGTGGTCGGATGCCTTGGTGAAGAAGGTGAAGGACGCGGGAATGGAGTTGTATGTGTGGACGGTGAATGATCCAGCACTGGCGTCGCTGGTGGCGAAGGCGGGCGTGGATGGAATCATCACGGATGATCCGGTGATGGTGCGCGAGCTGTTGGAAAAGTAGGTTGTCGCTCGGCTGGAGTGGCGGCTACTTGGCGCTCGGTTTATGTTTTTCAAGGGCTTCGATGATCAGTTCGAAGCGGCGTTGCACGTTGGCTTCTCCGAGCAGCTTTTGCTGAAGGGTGGGGCAGCGGGTGAAGTGATAGCTGAGGACGTCGGCAACGAGTTCGAGGTCTTCGCTTTCGGCGAGGGTGTCGCGAAGCTGGCTGGCGGTTTCGCCGTGTTGGGAAAAAAGGTCGAGCACGCGGTCTTTGAGAAGGCGCGTCTGTTCGAAATTGCCTTGGATGGAGACGATGGGCTCGATGGAGGCGATGGGGAAAGGGCGCTGCTGGAGCCAGCCGGTGAAGCGGATGCGCTGGAGGCCGAGGAGGAGAAGGTGGGAGGTGCCGTCGTCCTGACGGACGCAGGCGCGGACAAGGCCGGCGGTGGAGCAGGGGCTGATGTCTTTATCGCCCTCTCCGGTGCGATTGCCGATGCAGAAGATGCGGTTGGAGCCGAGCAAATGATCGAGCATTTTGCGGTAACGCTCTTCAAAGATGTAGAGGGGAAGCAGGCAGCCGGGGAAGAGATGGCAATCGGGTAGAACCATGACCGGGATTTCGCCGGGCAAGGGTGGGGAAGAGTCGATTTCGGGGTTGGTGGCCATCGCGTATGATTACGATGGACGGGTTGCAAAGGTTTGCAGTGAATGTGTTTGGCAGGAGATTGCCAAAGGTCGAGGAATGGGACGGGCTTTTGGAGTGCGGAGATTTTCTCCGCTTTGGAGTGGTGGATGGGCCGAACCGGTGATGCGTTTGGCGTCGCTTCAACCCCGGAGTGTGAATAGCTCAATCGATGAGAGCGAAGTGAAACTTCGCGGTCCTTTGTTTAACTGAACAATCTGGCGATGGGCTTGCCGCCGTCGGTGATCGGGACGGGGCGGCCGGCGTCGTGGAGTTCTTTGGAAGGGTCGATGCCGAGCGCGGCGTGAATGGTGGCGTGGTAGTCGGGGACGGAGACGGGGTTTTCGAGGATCTCTTTGCCGAGCTCATCGGTGACGCCGTAAGCGCCGCAATGGTTGAGTCCGCCACCCGCGAGCAGGAGGCTGAAGCTGGTGCCTTGATGGCCGCGTCCGCCGCCGCCGTCGAAGCTGGAAGGGCGACCAAATTCGGTGCCGAGGGCAATCAAGGTTTTGTCGAGGAGCTTTTTGTCTTCGAGGTCTGCAATAAGGGCGGCGAGGGCGGTGTCGAGGTCCTGGATGAGGAGGTGCTGGTTGAGCTGGCCTTCGTTGTGGGTGTCCCAGCCGGTGCCGTTGACGAAGTTGAGGTTGTGGGAGACTTCGATGAAACGCACGCCTGCCTGGACGAGGCGACGGGAGAGGAGGCAGCGCTGGCCGAATTCGCTGCCGTAGGCTTCGCGCAGGGCGGCGGGTTCTTCCTTGAGGTTGAAGTTGCGCATGAAGGTGGGTCCGGCGAGGCGCAGGGCTTGTTGCTGGACTTCTTCGTAAGCGGCGAGGGCGGAGTCGTCGGGGATCTCGGTATTGAACTGGTTAAGAAGTTGCTGGCGGCGTTCGATGCGGCTGGTTTGCAGTCCGGCGGGACGGGAGAATCCGGCGGGGCCGCTGTCCGTGTCGGTGAGGTAGATGTAGCCGTGTTTGGGTCCGAGGTAGCCGGGGCCGCGGCTGACGTTCGGATAGCCGATGAGCATGTAGGCGGGGGCGTCGTCGCTGGCGGAACCGCGCTGGTGGGCAACGAGGGAACCAATGGACGGGTAGGTGACGGTGCCGCTGATCATGCGTCCGGTGTGGACGACGTTGGTGGCGAAGGCGTGTTCGTCGACGATGCGGTGATTGACGGTGCGGACGACGGTGCAGCGGTCGGCGAGTTTGGCGGTTTTGGCGAGGTGTTCGGTGTATTGGACACCGGGAACGGCGGTATCGATGGCGGCGTAGTCCGAGCCCGCGATTTTCGGGGTGGACTTGGGATTGCCGCGTTGTTTGGGGTCAAAGGTATCGA contains:
- a CDS encoding DUF1501 domain-containing protein: MNRRHFLKSATAAAAFAPSLSQASSIAHMPKGKAEHCIFIWLGGGMSQVDTFDPKQRGNPKSTPKIAGSDYAAIDTAVPGVQYTEHLAKTAKLADRCTVVRTVNHRIVDEHAFATNVVHTGRMISGTVTYPSIGSLVAHQRGSASDDAPAYMLIGYPNVSRGPGYLGPKHGYIYLTDTDSGPAGFSRPAGLQTSRIERRQQLLNQFNTEIPDDSALAAYEEVQQQALRLAGPTFMRNFNLKEEPAALREAYGSEFGQRCLLSRRLVQAGVRFIEVSHNLNFVNGTGWDTHNEGQLNQHLLIQDLDTALAALIADLEDKKLLDKTLIALGTEFGRPSSFDGGGGRGHQGTSFSLLLAGGGLNHCGAYGVTDELGKEILENPVSVPDYHATIHAALGIDPSKELHDAGRPVPITDGGKPIARLFS